In Myxococcus stipitatus, the genomic window AGGACCGTCGAATATCGGGTATGGCCAGACGAATGGGATCCACCACAATGCTGTCACCTGGGATCCCGCAACCGCAGGTCAAAAACAGCCAACGCGCTTTCGCGCCGCGGCCCCAGCGCGAAGGCGGGGTCGAGCCGGAACAAGCGCCACGGCAAACCGTCGGTGGCCCAGCTCGGCGACAGCTCTCGACCCGGTCGGGGCCTTCGTGGGACTTCGCCAGGATTCCGGTCTCTGCGCCCCGCGGTTCGCAAGCCGACCATGCGCCGGAGCCGGTTGCCACGCCGCAGTGCATCCAGATGAGTGGGCAGCCGGCCACGCCTGCCAGCGTGGGCCAGGTCCTCGCGAGTCCCGGCACGCCGCTGGCGCCGGCGCTGCGAGAGGACATGGAGCAGCGTTTCGGCCACGATTTCAGCAGGGTGCGGCTGCATACCGATGCCAGGGCGGCGGCGTCCGCCGAACGGGTGTATGCGCGGGCTTACACCGTTGGCTCCCACGTGGTTTTTGGCGCCGGCCAGTTTTCACCGAGCACGCAGAGCGGCCGTGAGCTTCTGGGCCACGAACTGGCGCACACGATTCAACAGCGAAGCGTTGGCGCCGCGCCACCGTCAACCGCGCCGGATGGGGCCTTCGAGCGAAGCGCGGAGGCAGCCGGGCGCGACGTCGCCAGCGGTCGGTTCGTCACCACGGCGCTGCCGGCAAGTGGCGTCGGACTGTCCCTCTCGGCCGCACCGCTGGAGGCCTACACCGATGACATGCTGGCTCGGGCAAACGCGGAGGTGCTTCAACGGCTGAAGCAAGCATCCTATCCGGGCCGCGACAGGGACGTCGACCGGCACATGGCCTTGAGGCGTGAGATCGAACGGCGCGCCAGAGCCGCCGCGGTCGCCGAAGCGGAGGCCGTCGTGCGGGGCACGGAACCCGCGCCGAAGGAAAAGCCGCAGAGGCCGCCGACAAAGTTCAATCCAGGTGGGTTCACCAACGACGACATCTACGCGGGCGTGAAGGCAAGGGAGGCAGCCGAGAAAGCGAGAGAGGCGAGGGAGCGGCAGGCGCGGAGGCTCGAGGAGGAAGGCAGGCCCGCCCGCCTCATCACCGTGAGACGGTATTTGACCCTGCACGGCGTTTCCAAGTGGGACATGGCCGACGTGCTCACGGGTTATCTGACGGTCAATGACCTGAGGGTGCTCAGACAAAATGGCCTCGAAGCGCCAGGTTTCTTCACGCGGAAATACTCCGACCAGGTGATCGCCGCGATCGACAAGGCAGTGCCGCCGGATCGACAGACCGCGGCGCTGTATCAGCAGGACCTGGAAACAGTTCAGCAGCAGGCCGCCAATATTCGCTACACGGCGGAGAAGATCGAAACCGTTGCATCGGAGGGACCGCACGCGTTGGGTGGGCGGGTCGTCGGCGCGACGACCGCGGCGATCGTGGGCAAGGACCCGCTGTGGGGCGGAGAGGTCGGCGCAGCCCTCGCGGGTCCTCTCGATATACGAATGCAACTGCGGTCCGGCAGGTCGTCTGGGTCATACACGCCGCGACCGGCCTCCAGCGGGGCAGCGAACATCGAGCCCGCGCCACCCCGGCAACCCATGCCTTCCCCTGGCCCGACAGAAATGCTGGAGCCCGCAACGCGCAACATCGACTCTCGAGTTCCGAACGTGCCTCCGCCCACCCCGAGCGTTGCTGTTCCCAAGGGCGCGACCACCGACGCAAGGCCTCCGCCCAAGGCTTCGTGGGGCATGTCCCTTCCACTGCCCCGACGGTCGCCTGGCAACGATAACGCCGTCGATGACATCACCGCCGCGCGCCAGAAGGTGAACGCCGCGGCGTCACGCCCGCGTCAAGAAGCGCATGTCCAGGAGCGTCCGCTGGCCGCGACCGGCACGGAGGATGTCGCCTCGGCGCGGATCGTCGCCTCGGCTGACAGCCAACCGAGCGTTTCCCAGGAGCAGGGTGCGACGGACATGCGCATGGGCAAGAAGTCGCGGCCCTCGCCATCGGTGTCCGGAAGGGTCGACCCGGTACGCTCGTCAGGGGCTGTGCCGGCAGGGAAACCGAAGGAGGTCGTTCGCGAGGAACCGGTGGGCTCGAAATCAGGAGCCGACCCCACGGCACGCGCGAAGCCGGGGCTCGCCACGCAAGAGGAGGACGCAATCCTGAAGAGGTACACGCGCGGTCTTGCCACCCTCCGCGAGCGCATTGAAATCCTCCAACAGCAAGAGGCCAGTCCTTCGCGCGATCCCAAGCGGGTCAGCCGGGCCAAGGAGGCCCGCGATAGCGCGAACCGGGAGCTCACGGCCATCGAAGACGAAGCGGCCGGGCGCAGCGACGGCGAGCTGTTCGACCACCTCGTTCGGCTGATAGCGGAGCGAAGGACGCTCAATGGCGATCAAGGGCTCTCGGCCACCGTGACCGGAATGAGGATCTCCTGCGAAGCAGTGGCGCAGGCGCCGAAGAATCTCCGTGGCATGGACTTCGCTGATATCGCGAGGGAGATGGAGACGAAGCGCCCGCCCAAAGTCAGCGCTGCCAAGGGCCTGGATATCGGCGGCATGCCGACGGGGCATCAGCGGCTGGAGTGGGTGTTCGATGACGGCAGCAGGTTGGTCATCGACAGCCCGCGCCAGCTCGGCGGACGCCCCCAAAGCGCCGACCTGCCCCACGCCGAGCTGCACGGTCCGAACGGCGAGCGCCTCGACCAGCAGGGGATCATCGTCCCGGAGCACTCGCTCTCGGCGCACATGACCATCACCGATAACACGCGTTCGCTCGAAAAATACTTCGCCCCCGCGCGCGCGAAAACCAAGTAGGCGGCGGCGAGAAAGCAGAGCCCCTCGGGTCCCGTGGAGTCACATCGGGCTCGAGGGTGGCCATGGCCCAACCCACCACCTTGCGACTCCACGCGTCGATGACGACAACCAGGTCGAGGAAGCCTGCCCACGTCGGAATGTAGGTGAGCTCGAGCACCTGGACCGGGGGCCCTTCGGCGAGGTGGTGGTGCGAGTGGGGGCGTGAGCGGGCTTCAGCGCACGGGCTCCGCGGTGGCGCCCGCGCGCTCCAGCAGCTCGCGGTACCACGCGAAGGCGCGGGCGGTGCGGTCGCCCAGGCTCTTCGCGCCCCAGAGGATGGTGAGGGTGCGGCGGGTGTCCGCGTTCGTCTTGGTGCGCTGGGCGTCCTTCACCGCGTTGGCGCAGGGCCCCTCGGCGTCGAAGAGGCACAGCAGGCCCGCCAGGTCGATGCTCTGCCCGGAGGCGTTGAAGACGTACTGGGCGCCCTCGGGCGCGATGCCGACGCGGAAGGGGGCCTGGGCGCGGTCCAGGTCCACCACGCTGATGGGCAGGCCGCTGTGCAGGGACACCGCGTTGCACAGGTCCACGGCGGTGTTGATGGAGCCGAGCGAGCCATCTCCGGCCGCGCGCACGAGGTACTCGGACGCGGGCTTGCCCCGGCCCGTGGGCTTGTAGCCACCGTGGCGGAGCATGTCGCGGATGGCGCCGCGCACGGCGTCGTCGCTGGAGAGGGGCGCGGAGGCGTCCGGCTTCAGCAGCGCCACCAGCCAGTCCGGCGAGGGCAGCGAGCCCAGCGGCGCGGGGAAGGTGGAGGTGAAGGCCAGCGTGTCCAGGGAGGGATGCGGGTCGAGCGTCAGCACGGGCGGACTCTACGCCACGGGCCACGCGCGGGCATCCGCTCCGGCGCACCGTGAAGTGCCGCCGCCAGCGTCCGCTCTGGCGCACCGCGAGGAGGCGCCGCCGGCGTCCGCTCCACGAAGTCGGGAGGAGTCGCCGCCAGCATGCGCTCCGCGAAGTGGCGAAGGGTCACGGCCTGCATCTGCTCCGGAGCACCGTGAAGTGCCGCCACCGCCATCCGCTCTGCGAAACAGCGAAGTGTCTCCCTTCGCGCATCGGCGACGTGGGTGCGGGCTCGTCTTCATGCGCGTGCTAGCGTGCGCACCTTCCAGTCGTTTCGTGGACGGCCCGCTCGTGCGCGACGCGGGCGAGGAGGGCAAGCGATGGGAGACGCGAACCAGCGGACGATGCGGGCGGCGCGCTTCGACACGGTGGCGAAGACGCTGACGGTGACGGACGTGCCCATCCCCAAGCCCGGGCCCGGCGAGGTCCGGGTGAAGGTGAAGGCGTGCGGCATCTGCCTGTCGGATGCGCACCTCATCGACGGCTCGCTGCCGTCACCCCTGCCCGTGGTGACGCCGGGGCACGAGTCGGCCGGTGTCATCGACGAGGTGGGCATCGGCGTGCCGCGCTGGAAGCCGGGCACGCGCGTGGCCATCGCGGGCGGCAAGCCCTGTGGCCGCTGCGCGAAGTGCTCCAACGGCCAGCCCCAGGAGTGCCTGGACTTCCTCATCATGGGCTTCCACTACGACGGCGCGTGGGCCGAGTACGTCGTGGTGCCGTACCACGCGCTGGTGGAGGTGCCGGAGGCGCTGCCCTTCGAACAGGCCGCCATCCTCGCGGACGCGGTGGCCACGCCCTACGCGGGCCTCGTGGACCGGGCGGGGCTGCGGCCCGCGCAGTCCGTGGGCCTGTGGGGCATCGGCGGGCTCGGGGTGCACGCGGTGCAGATCGCCCGCATGCTGGGCGCGGCGCCCATCCTCGCCTTCGACACCAACGAGGCGGCGCGCGCGCGGGCGCTGGAGTTCGGCGCGGACGTGGCCCTGGACCCCCGCGCCCCGGACGTGCGCGACCAGATACTGAAGCACACCAACGGCCTGGGCCTGGACGTGGCCGTGGACCTGGTGGGCGCGAACGTGGTGCTCGCCCAGGCCGCCAAGAGCCTGGGGCGCTTCGGCAAGGCGGTGATGGTGGGCCTGTCGCCGGAGCCCATCCAACTGGGCCCGGGCTCCGTCTTCGGCGTGCGCTCCCAGGAGCTGCTCGGCCACCTGGGCTACGAGAAGAAGCACCTGGACCAGCTCGTGCGGCTGGTGGGCACGAAGCGGCTGGACGTGTCCCGGTCGGTGAGCGCGACGCTGCCCCTGGAGGACGTGGCCAAGGGGGTGGAGCGGCTGGTGAAGAAGGAGGGCAACCCCATCCGGCTGGTCGTCGTCCCCTGAGCGTGGGAGGGGGTGGGAGCGGCTCTTTCCCGTGCCGCCGGCCTGACGACCCCCCGTCGGGCCGGCTCCGGGCATGAGAACCCGCGTCTTGCGGGTTCGGAAGAGTCCTCCCCGGGCGGCCCTCGTGGCATAAGGACGCCGCGCCCGCTTCCCGGGCCCCCCTACGCACATGATTCGTCTCGACAACATCAGCAAGCAGCACGGCCAGCAGATTCTCTTCATCGAGGCCTCGGCCGCCCTCCACAAGGGGGAGAAGGTGGGCCTCGTGGGGCCCAACGGGGCCGGCAAGTCGACGCTGTTCCGGATGATCACCAACCAGGAGCACCCGGACGAGGGCCAGGTGGCCGTCGACCGGGGCGTCACCATCGGCTACTTCAGCCAGGACGTCGGTGAGATGGCGGGGCGCAGCGCCGTCTCCGAGGTCATGGATGGCGCCGGCCCGGTGAGCGTGGTGGCGGCCGAGCTCAAGGAACTCGAGGCGGCCATGGCGGACCCGGACAAGGCGGACGAGATGGAGAAGCTCGTCGAGCGCTACGGCCTGGTGCAGGGGCGCTTCGAGGAGCTGGGCGGGTACGCCCTGGAGGGCCGGGCGCGGGAGATCCTCGCGGGCCTGGGCTTCTCCGAGGAGATGATGGACGGCGACGTGGGCGCGCTGTCCGGCGGTTGGAAGATGCGCGTGGCGCTGGCCCGCATCCTCCTGATGCGTCCGGACGCGATGCTGCTCGACGAGCCCTCCAACCACCTGGACCTGGAGAGCCTCATCTGGCTGGAGGGCTTCCTCAAGGGGTACGAGGGCGCGCTCCTGATGACCTCGCACGACCGCGAGTTCATGAACCGCATCGTCACCAAGATGGTGGAGATCGACGGCGGCACGCTGACGACCTACTCCGGCAACTACGAGTTCTACGAGCAGCAGCGCGCGCAGAACGAGAAGCAGCAGCAGGCGCAGTACGAGCGCCAGCAAGCCATGCTCGCCAAGGAGCTGAAGTTCATCGAGCGCTTCAAGGCCCGCGCGTCCCACGCGGCGCAGGTGCAGAGCCGCGTGAAGAAGCTGGAGAAGATCGAACGCGTGGAGCCGCCCAAGCGCCGCCAGACGGTGCTGTTCGAGTTCCAGCCCGCGCCGCGCTCGGGTGACGACGTGGTGAGCCTGAAGGCGGTGCACAAGGCCTACGGCAAGCGGCGCATCTACGAGGGCATGGACTTCCTCGTCCGGCGCGGCGAGCGCTGGTGCATCATGGGCGTCAACGGCGCGGGCAAGTCCACGCTGCTCAAGCTGGTGGTGGGCGCGACGGAGCCGGACAACGGCTCGGTGACGATGGGCGGCAGCGTGAAGCTGGGCTACTTCGCCCAGCACGCCATGGACCTGCTGGACGGCGAGCGCACCGTGTTCCAGTCGCTGGAGGACGCGTTCCCCCGCGCGGGCCAGGGCTCGCTGCGCGCGCTGGCGGGCTGCTTCGGCTTCTCCGGTGACGAGGTGGAGAAGAAGTGCCGCGTGCTGTCCGGAGGCGAGAAGGCCCGCCTCGTCATGGCGAAGATGCTCTTCGACCCGCCCAACTTCCTGGTCCTGGACGAGCCCACCAACCACCTGGACATGGCGACGAAGGAGATGCTCATCACCGCCCTGTCCCAGTACGAGGGGACGATGTTGTTCGTCTCCCACGACCGTCACTTCCTGGGCGCGCTCTCCAACCGCGTGCTGGAGCTGACGCCGGACGGCATCCACCAGTACGGCGGCGGCTACACCGAGTACGTCGCGCGCACCGGCCACGAGGCCCCGGGCCTGCGCAGCTGAGCCGCCCCGGGCGAGCCCCGGGACACCGTGACTCACGGGTGTCCCGGGAGGCCACCGCCCGGCTTCAGTCGAGGAAGTAGTCGGGCATCAGCTCCGCGCCCTTCTCCACCGCGTACGGCTCGAAGTCGGTGACGCCGCGTGAGCGCAGCAGGTCCTCGTCGATGAAGAACTGGCCCGTCACCTCGCGGCTGTTGCTCGTGAGGATGGCGTGCGCGGCGTCCGCCATGATGTCCGGGGTGCGGCAGCCGCGGGCGGCCTCCTGACCGCCAATCATGGCCATCGCCGCCGTCCAGATGGTGGTGCGGGGCCAGAGCGCGTTCACCGCAACGCCCGGGTCCTTGAACTCGGCGGCCATGCCGAGCACGCACATGCTCATCCCGTACTTCGCCATGGTGTAGGCGACGTGGTTCGAGAACCACTTCGGGTCCAGGCTCAGCGGCGGTGACAGGTTGAGGATGTGCGGGTTCGCCGCGCGCAGCAGGTGCGGCAGGCACGCCTGGGACGTGGCGTAGGTGCCGCGCGCGTTGACCTGGTTCATCAGGTCGTACTTCTTCATGGGCGTCTCGAGCGTGCCGGTGAGGCTGATGGCGCTCGCGTTGTTCACGCAGATGTCGATGCCGCCGAACCTCGCCACCGCCTGCTCGACGGCGGCGGAAATCTGGTCCTCGTAGCGGATGTCGACCATCAGCGGGAGTGCCTGGCCTCCCGCCTTCTCGATGTCCTCCGCCGCGCTGTGGATGGTGCCGGGCAGCTTGGGGTGCGGCTCGGACGTCTTCGCGGCGATGACGATGTTCGCCCCGTCGCGCGCGGCGCGCAGCGCGATGGCCTTGCCGATGCCCCGGCTCGCGCCGGTGATGAACAGCGTCTTGCCTCGCAGGGTGCTCAAGGTTGCCTCGTGGGTGGCGGTGGAGCGGGACGTCACGCGGCCCCGCTGATGTCCTCGTAGTGCCTTTCGTACCGCTGGCGGAGGACGAACTTCTGGGCCTTGCCGGTGCTCGTCTGCGGCATGGCGTCCAGCAGGATGACGGACTTGGGCACCTCGAAGCCTCCGAGGTGCTGGCGGCAGTGGGCGACGAGCTCCGCGGGCGTCGCCGAGGCGCCGGGCTTGAGCACGACGAAGCCGGTGACGGCCTCCGCCCAGCGCGCGTGGGGCAGGCCCACCACGGCGACCTGGAGGATGGCGGGGTGGCGCAGCAGGACCTCCTCGACCTTGATGGAGGGGACGTTCTCCCCGCCGGTCTTGATCATGTCCTTCTTGCGGTCCACGAAGAGCAGCTGGCCGTCGGCGTCGAACATGCCCAGGTCGCCGGTGTGGTGCCAGCCGAACGCGCGGGCCTTCTCCGTGGCCTCCGGGTCCTTGAAGTAGCCGAGCATGACGTTCGG contains:
- a CDS encoding ABC-F family ATP-binding cassette domain-containing protein, translated to MIRLDNISKQHGQQILFIEASAALHKGEKVGLVGPNGAGKSTLFRMITNQEHPDEGQVAVDRGVTIGYFSQDVGEMAGRSAVSEVMDGAGPVSVVAAELKELEAAMADPDKADEMEKLVERYGLVQGRFEELGGYALEGRAREILAGLGFSEEMMDGDVGALSGGWKMRVALARILLMRPDAMLLDEPSNHLDLESLIWLEGFLKGYEGALLMTSHDREFMNRIVTKMVEIDGGTLTTYSGNYEFYEQQRAQNEKQQQAQYERQQAMLAKELKFIERFKARASHAAQVQSRVKKLEKIERVEPPKRRQTVLFEFQPAPRSGDDVVSLKAVHKAYGKRRIYEGMDFLVRRGERWCIMGVNGAGKSTLLKLVVGATEPDNGSVTMGGSVKLGYFAQHAMDLLDGERTVFQSLEDAFPRAGQGSLRALAGCFGFSGDEVEKKCRVLSGGEKARLVMAKMLFDPPNFLVLDEPTNHLDMATKEMLITALSQYEGTMLFVSHDRHFLGALSNRVLELTPDGIHQYGGGYTEYVARTGHEAPGLRS
- a CDS encoding eCIS core domain-containing protein, which encodes MSGQPATPASVGQVLASPGTPLAPALREDMEQRFGHDFSRVRLHTDARAAASAERVYARAYTVGSHVVFGAGQFSPSTQSGRELLGHELAHTIQQRSVGAAPPSTAPDGAFERSAEAAGRDVASGRFVTTALPASGVGLSLSAAPLEAYTDDMLARANAEVLQRLKQASYPGRDRDVDRHMALRREIERRARAAAVAEAEAVVRGTEPAPKEKPQRPPTKFNPGGFTNDDIYAGVKAREAAEKAREARERQARRLEEEGRPARLITVRRYLTLHGVSKWDMADVLTGYLTVNDLRVLRQNGLEAPGFFTRKYSDQVIAAIDKAVPPDRQTAALYQQDLETVQQQAANIRYTAEKIETVASEGPHALGGRVVGATTAAIVGKDPLWGGEVGAALAGPLDIRMQLRSGRSSGSYTPRPASSGAANIEPAPPRQPMPSPGPTEMLEPATRNIDSRVPNVPPPTPSVAVPKGATTDARPPPKASWGMSLPLPRRSPGNDNAVDDITAARQKVNAAASRPRQEAHVQERPLAATGTEDVASARIVASADSQPSVSQEQGATDMRMGKKSRPSPSVSGRVDPVRSSGAVPAGKPKEVVREEPVGSKSGADPTARAKPGLATQEEDAILKRYTRGLATLRERIEILQQQEASPSRDPKRVSRAKEARDSANRELTAIEDEAAGRSDGELFDHLVRLIAERRTLNGDQGLSATVTGMRISCEAVAQAPKNLRGMDFADIAREMETKRPPKVSAAKGLDIGGMPTGHQRLEWVFDDGSRLVIDSPRQLGGRPQSADLPHAELHGPNGERLDQQGIIVPEHSLSAHMTITDNTRSLEKYFAPARAKTK
- a CDS encoding zinc-binding dehydrogenase, with the translated sequence MGDANQRTMRAARFDTVAKTLTVTDVPIPKPGPGEVRVKVKACGICLSDAHLIDGSLPSPLPVVTPGHESAGVIDEVGIGVPRWKPGTRVAIAGGKPCGRCAKCSNGQPQECLDFLIMGFHYDGAWAEYVVVPYHALVEVPEALPFEQAAILADAVATPYAGLVDRAGLRPAQSVGLWGIGGLGVHAVQIARMLGAAPILAFDTNEAARARALEFGADVALDPRAPDVRDQILKHTNGLGLDVAVDLVGANVVLAQAAKSLGRFGKAVMVGLSPEPIQLGPGSVFGVRSQELLGHLGYEKKHLDQLVRLVGTKRLDVSRSVSATLPLEDVAKGVERLVKKEGNPIRLVVVP
- a CDS encoding phenylalanine--tRNA ligase beta subunit-related protein, which gives rise to MLTLDPHPSLDTLAFTSTFPAPLGSLPSPDWLVALLKPDASAPLSSDDAVRGAIRDMLRHGGYKPTGRGKPASEYLVRAAGDGSLGSINTAVDLCNAVSLHSGLPISVVDLDRAQAPFRVGIAPEGAQYVFNASGQSIDLAGLLCLFDAEGPCANAVKDAQRTKTNADTRRTLTILWGAKSLGDRTARAFAWYRELLERAGATAEPVR
- a CDS encoding SDR family oxidoreductase codes for the protein MSTLRGKTLFITGASRGIGKAIALRAARDGANIVIAAKTSEPHPKLPGTIHSAAEDIEKAGGQALPLMVDIRYEDQISAAVEQAVARFGGIDICVNNASAISLTGTLETPMKKYDLMNQVNARGTYATSQACLPHLLRAANPHILNLSPPLSLDPKWFSNHVAYTMAKYGMSMCVLGMAAEFKDPGVAVNALWPRTTIWTAAMAMIGGQEAARGCRTPDIMADAAHAILTSNSREVTGQFFIDEDLLRSRGVTDFEPYAVEKGAELMPDYFLD